The proteins below come from a single Benincasa hispida cultivar B227 chromosome 4, ASM972705v1, whole genome shotgun sequence genomic window:
- the LOC120076209 gene encoding UDP-glucosyltransferase 29-like: MEGGYENEKIRILMLPWLAHGHVSPFLELSKLLATRNFHILFCSTSVILHSIQSKLPQNLSSNIELVELTLPTSADLPPHRHTTTGLPSHLMFSLKRAFDSAASAFDAIVRNVRPDLLIYDFLQPWAPAVALSADIPAVMFQCTGALMAAMVTYGLKFGNSDILSKFPEIRVSELEIKQLNNLFRCSVNDAKDKQRIEECNERSCGILFLKSFREIEAKYIDSLSTFLQKKVIPVGPLVEEPENDVVLGGSFEKWLNQKERKSCILVSFGSEFYLSKFDMEEIAYGLELSRLNFIWVVRFPASGGGEGKKNVEEELPKGFLERVGERGMVVEGWVPQAQILKHRSIGGFLSHCGWSSVVESIKFGVPIIAAPMQLDQPLNARLVEHLGVGVVVERSDGGRLCRREVARAVRAVREVVAEESGKRVREKAKEFAKIMKEKGDEEMEVVVEEIMKLCRRKKKGLQSNWCRTSMDSHCCEVMKIDHCNGATPNEEPLCKQEK; this comes from the exons atggaaggtGGCtatgaaaatgagaaaataagGATTTTGATGCTCCCATGGCTTGCTCATGGCCATGTCTCCCCTTTCTTAGAGCTCTCAAAGTTACTTGCTACTAGAAACTTTCACATTCTCTTCTGTTCCACGTCTGTAATCCTTCACTCCATTCAATCAAAACTCCCTCAAAACCTCTCCTCTAATATAGAGCTTGTGGAGTTGACTTTACCCACGTCGGCCGACCTCCCGCCGCACCGCCACACCACCACTGGCCTTCCGTCACATCTCATGTTCTCGCTCAAGCGAGCGTTTGACTCGGCCGCCTCCGCCTTTGATGCCATTGTTCGTAACGTGAGACCGGACTTGCTCATCTATGACTTCTTGCAGCCTTGGGCGCCGGCTGTGGCTCTCTCTGCTGATATTCCAGCAGTCATGTTTCAATGCACAG GTGCTCTAATGGCGGCGATGGTAACGTATGGGTTAAAGTTTGGAAACTCAGATATTTTGTCGAAATTTCCTGAAATTCGCGTGTCTGAGTTAGAGATTAAACAGCTGAACAACTTGTTTAGATGTTCAGTGAATGATGCAAAAGACAAGCAAAGAATTGAGGAATGTAATGAGAGATCTTGTGGCATCCTTTTTCTTAAATCTTTTAGAGAAATCGAAGCCAAATATATTGATTCTCTCTCCACTTTCCTCCAAAAAAAG GTTATTCCCGTGGGTCCCTTAGTTGAAGAACCAGAAAACGACGTCGTATTAGGAGGAAGCTTCGAGAAATGGCTAAaccaaaaagagagaaaatcttGCATACTCGTATCTTTCGGAAGCGAGTTTTACCTATCCAAATTTGATATGGAAGAAATCGCTTATGGCTTAGAGCTGAGCCGCCTGAACTTCATATGGGTGGTGAGGTTTCCGGCGAGCGGCGGAGGAGAGGGAAAGAAGAACGTAGAAGAAGAGCTCCCAAAAGGGTTTTTAGAGAGAGTTGGAGAGAGAGGAATGGTTGTGGAAGGGTGGGTCCCACAAGCTCAGATCTTGAAACACCGGAGCATCGGCGGGTTCCTCAGCCACTGTGGGTGGAGCTCCGTCGTCGAGAGCATCAAGTTCGGCGTTCCGATCATCGCCGCCCCAATGCAACTCGATCAGCCGTTAAATGCCAG GCTAGTAGAGCACCTCGGCGTCGGTGTCGTGGTGGAGAGAAGTGATGGTGGTAGGCTATGCCGGAGAGAGGTGGCGAGAGCTGTGAGAGCTGTGAGAGAGGTGGTGGCGGAGGAAAGTGGGAAGAGAGTGAGGGAGAAGGCGAAGGAGTTTGCAAAGATTATGAAGGAGAAAGGTGATGAAGAAATGGAGGTTGTTGTGGAAGAGATAATGAAGCTATgtaggaggaagaagaagggtttaCAAAGCAATTGGTGTAGAACTTCCATGGATTCACATTGTTGTGAAGTCATGAAGATTGATCATTGTAATGGTGCAACACCCAATGAAGAGCCTCTTTGCAAAcaagaaaaatag